From Xiphophorus couchianus chromosome 4, X_couchianus-1.0, whole genome shotgun sequence, a single genomic window includes:
- the onecut1 gene encoding hepatocyte nuclear factor 6 isoform X2 — MNAQLSMENIGDLHGVSHESVAGHGELLSGHSPHSRPSPRGLSHRAMGMATLLDSGDYHPGHPGHLHPAISMCEAPHGMSASTTYTTLTPLQPLPPISTVSDKFPPHHHHHHHPHHPHPHPHQRLPGNVSGSFTLMREDRSLAPMNSLYPAYHHKDPCMGQSLSPLSGSGLASIHTSQAGIPPYAHPGAAMPGEKMLTPSGFEAHHPAMLSRHAEQHMTSSAGMVQLNGLHHHPHAHLGAQGHGQGLGSNREQASGPGHQGGGGGGGGGGGGGGGGGGGVSGGQMEEVNTKEVAQRITTELKRYSIPQAIFAQRVLCRSQGTLSDLLRNPKPWSKLKSGRETFRRMWKWLQEPEFQRMSALRLAACKRKEQDHGRSERGNVTKKPRLVFTDVQRRTLHAIFKENKRPSKELQLTIAQQLGLELATVSNFFMNARRRSLDKWVDDGSGHAANSGPNVCTKA, encoded by the exons ATGAACGCGCAGCTGTCGATGGAGAACATAGGCGACCTGCACGGAGTGAGCCATGAGTCCGTCGCCGGCCACGGAGAGCTGCTGAGCGGCCACAGTCCGCACTCCCGCCCGAGCCCGCGGGGTCTGAGCCACCGCGCTATGGGCATGGCCACCCTACTGGACAGCGGAGACTATCACCCCGGGCACCCGGGACACCTGCATCCAGCCATCAGCATGTGCGAAGCCCCCCACGGCATGAGCGCGAGCACCACTTACACCACCCTGACCCCCCTGCAGCCCTTACCTCCCATCTCTACCGTGTCCGACAAGTTCCCCccccatcaccaccaccaccaccatccccACCATCCGCACCCGCACCCGCACCAGCGGCTCCCCGGGAACGTCAGCGGCAGCTTCACGTTGATGCGGGAGGACCGCAGCTTGGCGCCCATGAACAGTCTGTATCCCGCGTACCATCACAAAGACCCCTGCATGGGCCAGAGCCTCTCCCCGCTGTCTGGTTCTGGACTGGCCAGCATACACACGTCTCAGGCCGGCATCCCTCCGTACGCTCACCCGGGCGCCGCCATGCCCGGCGAGAAGATGCTCACGCCCAGCGGGTTCGAGGCTCACCATCCGGCCATGCTCAGCAGACACGCCGAGCAGCACATGACCTCCTCCGCCGGGATGGTGCAACTCAACGGCCTGCATCATCACCCGCACGCCCACCTCGGCGCGCAGGGCCACGGCCAGGGGCTGGGTAGCAATCGGGAGCAGGCCTCCGGGCCTGGGCACCAAGGTggcggcggaggaggaggaggaggaggcggcggcggcggcggtggtggtggtggtgtttcTGGGGGACAGATGGAGGAGGTGAATACCAAAGAAGTCGCGCAGAGGATCACCACGGAGCTGAAGCGCTACAGCATCCCTCAGGCCATCTTTGCTCAGCGGGTCCTGTGCAGGTCTCAGGGGACCCTGTCCGACCTGCTGAGGAACCCCAAGCCCTGGTCGAAGCTCAAGTCCGGCAGAGAGACGTTTCGTCGCATGTGGAAGTGGCTGCAGGAGCCTGAGTTCCAACGCATGAGCGCGCTCAGGCTCGCAG CGTGCAAGCGCAAGGAGCAGGACCACGGCCGAAGCGAGCGAGGGAACGTGACCAAGAAGCCCCGGCTGGTGTTCACGGACGTGCAGCGGCGGACGCTCCACGCCATCTTCAAGGAGAACAAGCGTCCGTCCAAGGAGCTGCAGCTCACCATCGCCCAGCAGCTGGGCCTCGAGCTGGCCACGGTCAGCAACTTCTTCATGAACGCTCGGCGCCGGAGCCTGGACAAGTGGGTGGACGACGGTTCCGGTCACGCAGCCAACTCGGGGCCCAACGTCTGCACCAAAGCCTGA
- the onecut1 gene encoding hepatocyte nuclear factor 6 isoform X1: MNAQLSMENIGDLHGVSHESVAGHGELLSGHSPHSRPSPRGLSHRAMGMATLLDSGDYHPGHPGHLHPAISMCEAPHGMSASTTYTTLTPLQPLPPISTVSDKFPPHHHHHHHPHHPHPHPHQRLPGNVSGSFTLMREDRSLAPMNSLYPAYHHKDPCMGQSLSPLSGSGLASIHTSQAGIPPYAHPGAAMPGEKMLTPSGFEAHHPAMLSRHAEQHMTSSAGMVQLNGLHHHPHAHLGAQGHGQGLGSNREQASGPGHQGGGGGGGGGGGGGGGGGGGVSGGQMEEVNTKEVAQRITTELKRYSIPQAIFAQRVLCRSQGTLSDLLRNPKPWSKLKSGRETFRRMWKWLQEPEFQRMSALRLAGERSLACKRKEQDHGRSERGNVTKKPRLVFTDVQRRTLHAIFKENKRPSKELQLTIAQQLGLELATVSNFFMNARRRSLDKWVDDGSGHAANSGPNVCTKA, encoded by the exons ATGAACGCGCAGCTGTCGATGGAGAACATAGGCGACCTGCACGGAGTGAGCCATGAGTCCGTCGCCGGCCACGGAGAGCTGCTGAGCGGCCACAGTCCGCACTCCCGCCCGAGCCCGCGGGGTCTGAGCCACCGCGCTATGGGCATGGCCACCCTACTGGACAGCGGAGACTATCACCCCGGGCACCCGGGACACCTGCATCCAGCCATCAGCATGTGCGAAGCCCCCCACGGCATGAGCGCGAGCACCACTTACACCACCCTGACCCCCCTGCAGCCCTTACCTCCCATCTCTACCGTGTCCGACAAGTTCCCCccccatcaccaccaccaccaccatccccACCATCCGCACCCGCACCCGCACCAGCGGCTCCCCGGGAACGTCAGCGGCAGCTTCACGTTGATGCGGGAGGACCGCAGCTTGGCGCCCATGAACAGTCTGTATCCCGCGTACCATCACAAAGACCCCTGCATGGGCCAGAGCCTCTCCCCGCTGTCTGGTTCTGGACTGGCCAGCATACACACGTCTCAGGCCGGCATCCCTCCGTACGCTCACCCGGGCGCCGCCATGCCCGGCGAGAAGATGCTCACGCCCAGCGGGTTCGAGGCTCACCATCCGGCCATGCTCAGCAGACACGCCGAGCAGCACATGACCTCCTCCGCCGGGATGGTGCAACTCAACGGCCTGCATCATCACCCGCACGCCCACCTCGGCGCGCAGGGCCACGGCCAGGGGCTGGGTAGCAATCGGGAGCAGGCCTCCGGGCCTGGGCACCAAGGTggcggcggaggaggaggaggaggaggcggcggcggcggcggtggtggtggtggtgtttcTGGGGGACAGATGGAGGAGGTGAATACCAAAGAAGTCGCGCAGAGGATCACCACGGAGCTGAAGCGCTACAGCATCCCTCAGGCCATCTTTGCTCAGCGGGTCCTGTGCAGGTCTCAGGGGACCCTGTCCGACCTGCTGAGGAACCCCAAGCCCTGGTCGAAGCTCAAGTCCGGCAGAGAGACGTTTCGTCGCATGTGGAAGTGGCTGCAGGAGCCTGAGTTCCAACGCATGAGCGCGCTCAGGCTCGCAGGTGAGCGAAGCCTCG CGTGCAAGCGCAAGGAGCAGGACCACGGCCGAAGCGAGCGAGGGAACGTGACCAAGAAGCCCCGGCTGGTGTTCACGGACGTGCAGCGGCGGACGCTCCACGCCATCTTCAAGGAGAACAAGCGTCCGTCCAAGGAGCTGCAGCTCACCATCGCCCAGCAGCTGGGCCTCGAGCTGGCCACGGTCAGCAACTTCTTCATGAACGCTCGGCGCCGGAGCCTGGACAAGTGGGTGGACGACGGTTCCGGTCACGCAGCCAACTCGGGGCCCAACGTCTGCACCAAAGCCTGA